One stretch of Halapricum desulfuricans DNA includes these proteins:
- a CDS encoding universal stress protein, with product MYSDVLMPTDGSRSANGALRHVIEIASQWDATLHVLYVVDTRLARSGPLLETLRDEGRRAVRDVEVAGTQAGLTVVTEVTEGTPHEVILDYASGHGVDMIVMGTHGRTGLDRVVIGSVAERVVRQSPVPVLTVRFREP from the coding sequence ATGTACAGCGATGTGCTGATGCCGACAGACGGGAGCCGGAGCGCGAACGGTGCGCTCAGGCACGTCATCGAGATCGCATCGCAGTGGGACGCGACGTTGCATGTCCTGTACGTCGTCGACACGCGGCTGGCACGTTCCGGACCGCTCCTCGAAACGCTCCGGGACGAGGGTCGCAGGGCAGTGCGAGACGTCGAAGTGGCCGGAACGCAAGCCGGGCTGACTGTCGTGACCGAGGTCACAGAGGGGACTCCACACGAAGTGATCCTGGATTACGCTTCCGGACACGGCGTCGATATGATCGTCATGGGGACTCACGGACGGACGGGTCTCGACCGCGTCGTGATCGGAAGCGTCGCCGAACGGGTCGTTCGACAATCGCCGGTCCCTGTACTGACAGTTCGTTTTCGGGAGCCATAA
- a CDS encoding HIT family protein has product MSEDCIFCGIVDGEIPSRTVYEDDAALAFLDANPLTMGHTLVVPKTHYERLEDIPTGEATDFYAALHEVVPAVEEAVDAPAATVAFNNGEAAGQEVPHVHAHVIPRSEGDGAGPIHALFGSRPDPTDAKLDDVADAIAARL; this is encoded by the coding sequence ATGAGCGAGGACTGTATCTTCTGTGGTATCGTCGACGGCGAGATTCCGAGCCGAACCGTCTACGAGGACGACGCGGCGCTGGCGTTTCTCGACGCCAACCCCCTGACGATGGGACACACGCTGGTCGTCCCGAAGACTCACTACGAACGCCTCGAGGACATCCCCACCGGGGAGGCGACTGACTTCTACGCGGCGTTGCACGAGGTCGTCCCCGCGGTCGAAGAGGCCGTGGACGCGCCCGCCGCCACCGTCGCGTTCAACAACGGCGAGGCCGCCGGTCAGGAGGTCCCCCACGTCCACGCCCACGTGATTCCACGCTCGGAGGGCGACGGGGCCGGCCCGATCCACGCGCTCTTTGGCTCCCGACCGGATCCCACGGACGCGAAACTCGACGACGTCGCCGACGCGATCGCCGCCCGCCTCTGA
- a CDS encoding SDR family oxidoreductase: MTRVAVLGCGYVGCELARQLRPAHEVVGVRRSEAGLRTVEETGATAVKADVTEAETLAAVPDADWVVFAASSGGRDAEAARETYVEGLRTTIDHFCGRETVPDRIVYTSSTGVYGDHGGDWVDEDTPIDPETERGQVLAEAEAIARQRPIDDTDGTVARFAGLYGPDRYRLDRYLEGPVTEGHLNMVHRDDAAGAVRFLLAGDHARREVVNVVDDEPVEKWAFADWLAAQCGEPEPAKQTVSDRLDDPELSDAARNWIGADKRVSNEKLRGLGYEFAYPTYREGYRAAIEAYRE; this comes from the coding sequence GTGACTCGCGTCGCTGTCCTCGGGTGTGGTTACGTCGGTTGCGAGCTGGCCCGACAGCTCCGGCCCGCCCACGAGGTCGTCGGCGTCCGTCGCTCGGAAGCGGGGCTTCGAACCGTCGAGGAGACGGGTGCGACGGCCGTCAAGGCCGACGTCACCGAAGCCGAGACGCTTGCGGCCGTGCCGGACGCCGACTGGGTGGTCTTTGCGGCCTCAAGCGGCGGTCGCGACGCCGAGGCCGCCCGCGAGACCTACGTCGAGGGGCTCCGGACGACGATCGACCACTTCTGTGGCCGGGAAACCGTCCCCGACCGGATCGTCTACACCTCGAGCACGGGCGTCTACGGCGACCACGGTGGCGACTGGGTCGACGAGGACACGCCGATCGACCCCGAGACCGAGCGCGGACAGGTTCTGGCCGAGGCCGAGGCGATCGCCCGCCAGCGCCCGATCGACGACACGGACGGCACGGTCGCCCGCTTCGCCGGGCTGTACGGGCCCGATCGCTACCGTCTCGATCGGTATCTCGAGGGGCCGGTCACCGAGGGCCACCTGAACATGGTCCACCGGGACGACGCCGCCGGTGCGGTCCGGTTCCTGCTTGCGGGCGACCACGCCCGTCGCGAGGTCGTCAACGTCGTCGACGACGAACCGGTCGAGAAGTGGGCCTTCGCCGACTGGCTAGCGGCGCAGTGTGGCGAACCCGAACCGGCCAAACAGACTGTCAGCGACCGACTCGACGATCCCGAGCTGTCGGACGCGGCCCGAAACTGGATCGGGGCCGACAAGCGCGTCAGCAACGAGAAACTTCGAGGCCTCGGCTACGAGTTCGCCTATCCGACCTACCGCGAGGGGTACCGGGCGGCGATCGAGGCCTATCGCGAGTAG
- a CDS encoding universal stress protein has protein sequence MEQRPDASEEESTRGGHTDRQSRGVRGRDSRHSRPSSNPSGTIDTVLVPVDVSEHAQRAAAHAIALAQREGATLHALYVVDTREMGEPALSSMEIVIEERKDRGRKVLAAVAETAEKHGVPVETICCHGDPAEEIRAIADEIDSDLIIVGKRGETHEYCEGTVTRELLREDDRVVVV, from the coding sequence ATGGAACAGCGTCCAGACGCTTCGGAGGAGGAATCCACGCGAGGGGGCCACACTGACCGGCAGTCACGCGGCGTGCGCGGCAGGGACTCCCGGCACAGCCGTCCGTCTTCGAATCCGAGCGGGACGATCGACACGGTCTTGGTCCCGGTGGATGTCAGCGAGCACGCCCAGCGTGCCGCGGCACACGCGATCGCGCTCGCTCAGCGCGAGGGCGCGACGCTACACGCGCTGTACGTCGTGGACACGCGAGAGATGGGGGAGCCGGCGCTGAGCAGCATGGAGATCGTCATCGAGGAGCGCAAAGATCGGGGTCGGAAAGTCCTCGCGGCGGTCGCCGAGACGGCCGAGAAGCACGGCGTTCCGGTCGAAACGATCTGCTGCCACGGCGATCCAGCCGAAGAGATCCGGGCTATCGCCGACGAGATCGATTCGGATCTCATCATTGTCGGCAAGCGGGGCGAGACACACGAGTACTGTGAGGGGACAGTCACCCGAGAACTGCTACGCGAAGACGACCGCGTCGTTGTCGTGTGA
- a CDS encoding transcription initiation factor IIB, whose amino-acid sequence MHASGEQLCPECRGTLRTGEQETVCTDCGLVVETDRIDRGPEWRSFDEDERERTGAPLTPARHDMGLSTEIGRDRNAPAKKRRRFARLRTQHHRANAPSKVARNRREAFIEIRRMVGRLSLPDPIRDRACVLFASAQDDDLLRGRSIEGIATAALYAICRIAGVSRTLAEVAAVSRVDRGRLKNCYGVLNRAFDLETGPIDPAEYLPRFATELGIETDVERRARELAVRATEEGIASGRNPAGVAAACLYTAARESDVSLTQREAADVADVAAATLRETYHQLR is encoded by the coding sequence ATGCACGCAAGCGGTGAGCAGTTGTGCCCGGAGTGTCGGGGGACGCTCCGGACGGGGGAACAGGAGACGGTCTGTACCGACTGCGGTCTCGTCGTCGAGACCGACCGGATCGACCGCGGACCGGAGTGGCGCTCGTTCGACGAGGACGAGCGCGAGCGCACGGGCGCGCCGCTGACGCCCGCCCGTCACGACATGGGCCTCTCGACCGAGATCGGCCGCGACCGCAACGCGCCGGCGAAAAAACGACGCCGATTTGCGCGGCTTCGGACCCAGCACCACCGGGCGAACGCGCCCTCGAAAGTCGCGCGAAACCGACGGGAGGCGTTCATCGAGATCCGGCGGATGGTCGGCCGGCTGTCGCTGCCCGACCCGATCCGCGACCGGGCGTGCGTTCTCTTCGCCAGCGCTCAGGACGACGATCTCCTCCGCGGGCGCTCGATCGAGGGGATCGCCACGGCGGCGCTGTACGCGATCTGTCGGATCGCGGGCGTTTCACGCACGCTCGCGGAGGTCGCGGCAGTCTCGCGGGTCGATCGCGGCCGGCTCAAGAACTGCTATGGCGTGCTCAACCGCGCGTTCGACCTCGAGACCGGGCCGATCGATCCCGCGGAGTACCTGCCGCGGTTCGCGACCGAACTCGGTATCGAGACCGATGTCGAACGGCGGGCACGCGAACTGGCCGTCCGGGCCACCGAGGAGGGAATCGCGAGCGGACGCAACCCGGCCGGAGTGGCCGCGGCCTGTCTGTACACGGCCGCCCGCGAGTCGGACGTCTCGCTCACCCAGCGCGAGGCCGCCGACGTGGCTGACGTCGCGGCGGCGACGCTCAGAGAGACCTACCACCAGTTGCGGTGA
- a CDS encoding DUF7120 family protein translates to MPKIEVSLPDRIENEIRRLVEQDEFVNRDQAVEELLTMGVSAYDVEEDEPTTGAAEEDMFSQTVEDQQDPAMQDEPRDDGYTF, encoded by the coding sequence ATGCCGAAAATCGAAGTTTCGTTGCCGGATCGAATCGAGAACGAGATCCGGCGGCTGGTCGAGCAGGACGAGTTCGTCAATCGAGACCAGGCCGTCGAGGAGTTGCTGACGATGGGCGTCTCCGCCTACGACGTCGAGGAAGACGAGCCGACGACGGGGGCCGCCGAAGAAGACATGTTCTCCCAGACCGTCGAGGACCAGCAGGACCCGGCGATGCAGGACGAACCGCGCGACGACGGCTACACGTTCTAA
- a CDS encoding DUF7089 family protein has protein sequence MFAERSLPDAVDRIRAAHAPDALVLDVERDFETLPPASAEQLGLFVDSLDPVSYPRSWLPADAPELLVEYAGERFTVGAPGDGGVAWTRQTDPPVVLVKPRLSGSPEPFVQFLLAEALVQVGLEVPEQFLGFFEDRYREFASAVAGRLGPADTYQLAAALYEGYLGLHTRPVFAEWGDEHPQLYDAWVDAGERLQPRLSSLASDVASGRTEFGDAAELACSAIKHDLELPTPFGALNTDAYREHGADYALKWAEKTLD, from the coding sequence ATGTTCGCCGAACGATCGCTTCCCGACGCCGTCGATCGTATCCGCGCCGCTCACGCGCCCGACGCGCTCGTGCTGGACGTCGAGCGGGACTTCGAGACGCTCCCGCCGGCGAGCGCCGAACAGCTCGGGCTGTTCGTCGATTCGCTGGATCCGGTGAGCTATCCCCGCTCGTGGCTGCCGGCCGACGCCCCGGAACTGCTCGTCGAATACGCGGGCGAGCGGTTCACCGTCGGCGCACCGGGCGACGGCGGCGTCGCCTGGACGCGCCAGACCGACCCGCCCGTGGTGCTGGTCAAGCCGCGGCTGTCGGGCTCGCCGGAGCCGTTCGTTCAGTTCCTGCTCGCCGAAGCGCTGGTGCAGGTCGGGCTCGAGGTCCCCGAGCAGTTCCTCGGCTTCTTCGAGGACCGCTACCGGGAGTTCGCGTCGGCCGTCGCCGGACGGCTCGGTCCCGCCGACACCTACCAGCTCGCGGCCGCGCTCTACGAGGGGTATCTCGGCTTGCACACCCGACCCGTCTTCGCCGAGTGGGGCGACGAGCACCCACAGCTCTATGACGCCTGGGTCGACGCCGGAGAGCGCCTCCAGCCGCGGCTGTCCTCGCTTGCATCGGACGTCGCAAGCGGCCGGACGGAGTTCGGGGACGCCGCCGAACTGGCCTGCAGCGCGATCAAACACGACCTCGAGCTGCCGACGCCGTTCGGGGCGTTGAACACCGACGCCTACCGCGAGCACGGGGCCGACTACGCGCTGAAGTGGGCGGAAAAGACGCTCGATTGA
- a CDS encoding NAD-dependent epimerase/dehydratase family protein: MSTVLCIGGTRFIGRATVAEFREHGYDVTLCNRGRHSNPFADDPRVEHVTCDRREDDQLQAVAEQVDPDVVVDLVAYHPRDVRVATDVFADVDAYVFVSSGAAYAAEDVPKREGKTELEPCTDAEAVDDTAATYGKRKAEGDRAVFEAAADGVRAMSVRPTIVYGPHDYTERLDYWLARIDAYDRIVVPGDGGSLHHLVFVEDVASALRVVAENGTAGEAYNVAGRHAPPLGELIELAAEALAADVTPTYASARELAPDLEPDAFPLYRSRPHLLATEKLASLGWQSTPHAAALGTTVEEHRRSDRDGSDRGPRRDVERDVLDRL, from the coding sequence ATGTCGACAGTGCTGTGTATCGGCGGGACGCGTTTCATCGGCCGGGCGACGGTCGCGGAGTTTCGCGAGCACGGTTACGACGTGACGCTTTGCAATCGCGGCCGCCACTCGAACCCGTTCGCCGACGATCCCCGCGTCGAGCACGTCACCTGTGACCGCCGCGAGGACGACCAACTGCAGGCGGTCGCCGAACAGGTCGATCCCGACGTCGTCGTCGATCTGGTCGCCTACCACCCCCGCGACGTCCGGGTCGCGACGGACGTTTTCGCGGACGTCGATGCCTACGTCTTCGTCTCCAGCGGGGCCGCCTACGCGGCCGAGGACGTCCCCAAGCGGGAGGGCAAGACCGAACTGGAGCCGTGTACCGACGCGGAGGCGGTCGACGACACGGCCGCCACCTACGGCAAGCGCAAGGCCGAGGGCGATCGCGCGGTCTTCGAGGCGGCCGCCGACGGCGTGCGAGCGATGAGCGTCCGGCCGACGATCGTCTACGGGCCGCACGACTACACCGAGCGACTGGACTACTGGCTCGCCCGGATCGACGCCTACGACCGGATCGTCGTCCCCGGCGACGGCGGCTCGCTGCACCACCTCGTCTTCGTCGAGGACGTCGCCAGCGCCCTGCGGGTCGTCGCCGAGAACGGGACCGCGGGCGAGGCCTACAACGTCGCCGGCCGGCACGCCCCGCCGCTTGGCGAACTGATTGAACTGGCCGCCGAGGCGCTCGCGGCCGACGTCACGCCGACCTACGCCAGCGCGCGCGAACTCGCGCCCGACCTCGAGCCCGACGCGTTCCCGCTCTATCGGTCTCGCCCGCATCTGCTGGCGACCGAGAAACTCGCGTCGCTGGGCTGGCAGTCGACGCCGCACGCGGCGGCGCTGGGGACGACCGTCGAAGAACACCGCCGGAGCGACCGGGACGGCAGCGACCGGGGGCCGCGCCGGGACGTCGAACGCGACGTTCTGGACCGCCTCTAG
- a CDS encoding histone family protein: protein MSVELPFAPVDSIIRRNAGDLRVSSEATEALTRRIQDRGAERAVEAAERATADGRKTLMPEDFGVETVPDPNTLELPIAPVDRIARLDIQDYRVAMDARIALASLLEDEADTVAAAAAILARHAGRRTVKGEDIELHDELGPYFE from the coding sequence ATGAGCGTCGAGCTACCGTTCGCTCCGGTCGATTCGATCATTCGTCGAAACGCCGGGGACCTGCGCGTGAGTTCCGAGGCGACTGAGGCGCTGACGCGCCGAATTCAGGATCGGGGTGCCGAGCGCGCGGTCGAGGCGGCCGAGCGCGCGACTGCGGACGGCCGAAAGACCCTGATGCCCGAGGACTTCGGCGTCGAAACCGTCCCCGACCCGAATACTCTCGAGTTGCCCATCGCGCCCGTCGACCGGATCGCGCGGCTCGACATCCAGGACTACCGCGTGGCGATGGACGCCCGGATCGCGCTCGCGTCGTTGCTGGAAGACGAGGCCGATACTGTCGCGGCCGCCGCGGCGATTCTGGCACGCCATGCCGGACGCCGTACCGTTAAGGGGGAAGACATCGAACTACACGACGAACTCGGGCCCTACTTTGAATGA
- a CDS encoding histone deacetylase family protein: MRFGYREICLEHDTGARHPESPDRLRAIRQSLSECDSAEYVAADSATEAEVTNVHDADYVAEVREFCEDGGGNWDADTVAVEETWDAVLASAGLAQWAATAALDDPASHETPFALGRPPGHHAVEDDAMGFCFVNNVAVAAQHVIERELADRVAILDWDVHHGNGTQDMFYDREDVFYVSFHEEGLYPGTGAIGETGEGDAELTTLNAPFPAGCGDAEYMAALREVVGPSLEAFDPDLLLVSAGFDAHEHDPISRMVVTTDGYGLMTDFLWTLTDEVDAGLGFVLEGGYGLETLSDGVKMVHEVLDGHEPPTRERSVNDNGRSVIDGLKEQGFPSVAPDES, translated from the coding sequence ATGAGGTTTGGCTACCGCGAGATCTGCCTCGAACACGACACCGGTGCGCGCCACCCGGAGAGCCCCGACCGCCTTCGGGCGATCCGACAGAGCCTCTCGGAGTGTGATAGCGCCGAATACGTCGCGGCCGACTCGGCGACCGAGGCCGAAGTGACGAACGTTCACGACGCCGACTACGTCGCCGAGGTCCGGGAGTTCTGCGAGGACGGCGGCGGCAACTGGGACGCCGACACCGTCGCCGTCGAGGAGACCTGGGACGCCGTGCTCGCGAGCGCCGGTCTCGCCCAGTGGGCCGCGACAGCGGCGCTCGACGACCCGGCGAGCCACGAGACCCCGTTCGCGCTCGGGCGGCCCCCCGGTCATCACGCCGTCGAGGACGACGCGATGGGCTTCTGTTTCGTCAACAACGTCGCGGTCGCGGCCCAGCACGTCATCGAGCGCGAGCTGGCTGATCGCGTCGCGATTCTCGACTGGGACGTCCACCACGGAAACGGGACCCAGGACATGTTCTACGACCGCGAAGACGTGTTCTACGTCTCCTTCCACGAGGAGGGGCTGTACCCGGGCACGGGCGCTATCGGCGAGACCGGCGAGGGCGACGCCGAGCTGACGACGCTGAACGCCCCGTTCCCCGCGGGCTGTGGTGACGCCGAGTACATGGCCGCGCTCCGGGAGGTGGTCGGCCCGTCGCTTGAGGCGTTCGATCCCGACCTGCTGTTGGTCAGTGCCGGCTTCGACGCCCACGAACACGACCCGATCTCGCGAATGGTCGTCACGACCGACGGCTACGGACTGATGACTGACTTCCTGTGGACGCTGACAGACGAGGTCGACGCCGGCCTCGGATTCGTCCTCGAGGGCGGCTACGGGCTCGAGACGCTTTCGGACGGTGTCAAGATGGTTCACGAGGTGCTCGACGGTCACGAGCCGCCGACCCGCGAGCGGTCGGTCAACGACAACGGTCGCTCCGTGATCGACGGCCTCAAAGAGCAGGGCTTTCCCTCGGTTGCGCCCGACGAGAGCTAG
- a CDS encoding DUF5791 family protein — translation MLTGHFPDAGERDPEALLVAYLDVLGDVIDEQGVETVVAETDLSTATAEALADGETASPDAPGSVERAGDITLDEAAAVLARSEAFPDAETVAAEARDVLLMGMTTAVMDVDAVASRLDDTDPKTVQQQVEGRHPITLEEYARIHSLLEGAS, via the coding sequence ATGCTGACGGGACACTTTCCCGACGCCGGCGAGCGCGACCCCGAGGCGCTGCTCGTCGCGTATCTGGACGTGCTGGGCGACGTGATCGACGAACAGGGGGTCGAGACCGTCGTCGCCGAGACCGACCTCTCGACGGCGACCGCAGAGGCACTCGCCGACGGCGAGACAGCGTCGCCGGACGCTCCGGGCTCGGTCGAGCGCGCCGGCGATATCACGCTCGATGAGGCCGCCGCGGTCCTCGCGCGCTCCGAGGCGTTTCCCGACGCCGAGACGGTCGCCGCCGAGGCCCGTGACGTCCTGCTGATGGGGATGACGACGGCCGTGATGGACGTCGACGCCGTCGCGTCCCGGCTCGACGACACCGACCCGAAGACGGTCCAGCAACAGGTCGAGGGCCGTCACCCGATCACGCTCGAGGAGTACGCCCGCATCCATTCCCTGCTGGAGGGGGCGTCGTGA
- the cca gene encoding CCA tRNA nucleotidyltransferase encodes MSDEFDAVVTTVRDRVEPDREERARLREAVDTLTERIEAAIDELPVEADVVQVGSTARGTWIAGDRDVDLFVRFPSELPRERLEAYGLRIGHEVLPDGREEYAEHPYVVGEFDGFDVDLVPCYDVQAATAIQSAVDRTPFHTEYLNGRLDDELAADVRVCKQFLTAIGVYGSDLRTRGFSGYLTELLVLEYGGFRPFVEAAADWHPPVAFDPEAHGRREGELSRDGDVAASDLPFDDPLIVIDPTDPDRNVAAVCSEESVARLQHYARELVAGPRVELFEPPEPTPLDADEVRDAFDRRGTTPVAIGFETPELVEDDLYPQLEKSRAGVVGLLDRHGFDVLRSRVFADDERAVVLAELEVSERPAVKRHEGPPVHVREHAENFFERYDGAAAAGPFVEDDRYVVEREREFRTAAALLDADAIFEVGHGAAVERQLEESYRVYQGRDIGTLAERFGVELAAYLEPTP; translated from the coding sequence ATGAGCGACGAGTTCGACGCCGTCGTTACGACGGTCCGCGATCGGGTCGAACCCGACCGCGAAGAGCGAGCACGACTGCGAGAGGCCGTCGACACGCTGACCGAGCGCATCGAAGCCGCCATCGACGAGCTCCCCGTCGAGGCCGACGTCGTGCAGGTCGGCTCGACCGCTCGCGGGACCTGGATCGCCGGGGACCGCGACGTCGACCTCTTCGTGCGCTTTCCGTCGGAGCTGCCCCGCGAGCGACTCGAGGCCTACGGGCTCCGGATCGGCCACGAGGTCCTCCCGGACGGCCGCGAGGAGTACGCCGAACATCCCTACGTCGTCGGCGAGTTCGACGGCTTCGACGTCGATCTGGTCCCCTGTTACGACGTGCAAGCGGCGACGGCCATCCAGTCGGCCGTCGACCGGACGCCGTTTCACACCGAATATCTGAACGGACGCCTCGACGACGAGCTCGCGGCCGACGTTCGGGTCTGCAAGCAGTTTCTCACGGCGATCGGCGTCTACGGCAGCGACCTCCGGACGCGAGGGTTTTCGGGCTATCTGACCGAACTGCTCGTGCTCGAGTACGGCGGCTTCCGACCGTTCGTCGAGGCCGCGGCGGACTGGCACCCACCCGTGGCGTTCGATCCGGAAGCGCACGGTCGACGCGAGGGGGAACTGTCCCGAGACGGCGACGTCGCCGCGTCCGACCTCCCGTTCGACGATCCGCTGATCGTGATCGACCCGACCGATCCCGATCGCAACGTGGCCGCGGTCTGTAGCGAGGAGAGCGTCGCCCGACTCCAGCATTACGCCCGGGAGCTGGTCGCCGGCCCCCGGGTCGAACTGTTCGAGCCCCCGGAGCCGACGCCGCTCGACGCCGACGAGGTCCGGGACGCGTTCGACCGCCGCGGGACCACGCCGGTCGCGATCGGCTTCGAGACGCCCGAACTCGTCGAGGACGATCTGTACCCCCAACTGGAGAAATCCAGAGCCGGCGTCGTCGGACTGCTCGACCGTCACGGGTTCGACGTCCTCCGGTCGAGGGTCTTTGCCGACGACGAGCGAGCCGTCGTCCTCGCGGAACTGGAAGTGTCCGAACGGCCGGCCGTCAAGCGCCACGAGGGGCCGCCGGTCCACGTCCGCGAGCACGCCGAGAACTTCTTCGAACGGTACGACGGTGCGGCCGCCGCCGGGCCGTTCGTCGAAGACGACCGGTACGTCGTCGAGCGCGAACGGGAGTTCCGGACCGCCGCGGCGCTGCTGGACGCGGACGCGATCTTCGAGGTCGGCCACGGCGCGGCCGTCGAGCGACAGCTCGAGGAGTCCTATCGAGTCTACCAGGGCCGGGACATCGGGACGCTGGCGGAACGGTTCGGCGTCGAGCTGGCGGCGTATCTCGAACCGACACCCTGA